The stretch of DNA GGTGGCGCAGCGACTCCAGCAGGGTGTTCTCCGGGTCGCCCTTGCGGCCGGTGGTGTAGACGTGGCCGAAGCTCTCGCCGTACCGCTTCCATCCCGAGGCCGCCGCCGCGTCGCGCTCCAGGACGTAGAACTCCAGCTCCGGCCCCACGATCGGCGTCAGGCCGAGCTCGCCGAACCGGGCCACCACCTGGCGCAGGACGGTGCGCGGGCTCTCCTGCGACGGGGTCCCGTCGGCGTTGTAGAGGTCGGCGATGCAGTGCGCCACGCCCGGCTCCCACGGCACCGGCTGGAGCGTGGCCAGATCCGGGAAGGCGATGATGTCGGGCAGGCCGGCCGAGATGCCACCGTCGAAGTCGACGACGCCACCGAGTGGGGTGGTGGCGTAGACCGACTTGCAGAACGCCACCCCGCCGCCGACGGTCCGGGCGAAGTGACTGGCCAGGACGTCGCGGCCACGGTCGACGCCGATGATGTCGGAGTAGCCGAGACGTACGACGTCGATGCCGTCCGTCGCCAGCTTGTCCTGCGTACCCGGGAGACCGGACGTGTCGAAGTGGCTCACGAGATGTCCTTCCAATCGTTTGGGTCCGAACAATAATCGTGTGGCCCGGCCCACACAACCCCCTCTTCCGCCCTTGTGGGGGAAGCGGCCTTCTCGTATCGTACGGATCCAAACGATCCTCAGGAGTGCACTGTGCCCGAGCTCAACGGCTTCCTCTTCCCGCGCACCGAGACCGGCCGCGCGACCCTGATCCCCCGGCCCCCGTGGCAGTACTCCGGCGACCTCCTCACGGTCGAGTACCGCACCGATCCGGCCAAGGTGAGGGCGCTGCTTCCCGAGCCGCTCGAACTGGCCCCCGAGGACCCGGGCGCCGTCGCACTGATCTGGGCCGACTGGCAGTCCTGCTCCAGCAGCCGCGAGGAGCTCCTCGACCCGATCCGCTCGCAGTACAAGGAGGCCTTCGTCGTCGTACGGTGCTCGTTCGGCGGCGTGACCTACTCGCGCTGCGTCTACATCTGGGTCGACAAGGACTTCGCCATCGGCCGCGGCCTGCACCAGGGCTACCCCAAGAAGCTCGGCTCGATGTGGCAGACCCGCCCGCACCCCTTCAGCCAGGCGGCCCCGCAGATCGGCCCCGGCGGGGTCTTCGGCGCCTCGCTGGCCGCCGGTGACCGGCGGCTCGCGGAGGTCGTGCTGACCCTGCGCGAGGAGTCCGAGACCAACGGCTTCGTCAACGGGCACCCGATGGCGCACCACCGGGTCCTGCCGGCGATCGCCGGAGGCGGCGACGCGTACGCCGAGCTCATCTCCTCGGGCGCCTCCTCCTTCGAGGCCGGCCCGGCCTGGTCGGGCGACGTCGATCTCAAGCTGTTCGAGTCACCGACCGAGGAGCTCGCCGACCTGCACGTCGAGGAGATCATCGGCGGCTACTACCGGCAGGTCGGCGTCATCTGGGACGGCGGCAACACGCTGGCACGGCAGACCGCCGACGGCTCCTGGGTGCCAGCGAACTAAGGTGCGTGCATGCCTGATCAGCACTCGCTCGCCGAGGTCGAGCGCGCGACGCGCGAACGAGTCCAGCACCTGCCGCTGGACTTCACCGCGTCGCACGCCCTGCTGAGTCTCTATCGCGCCGCCAACGCCGTACGGGGCCGGCTGACCAACGCCGTGCTGCGGCCCAACGACCTGACCTGGACCGGGTTCCTGGTGCTGTGGACGCTGTGGATCTGGGACTCGATGGAGACCCGCGAGGTCGCCGAGTCGGTCGGCATCAGCAAGGGCACCCTGACCGGCGTCTCCAAGACGCTGATCTCCCGCGGCCTGCTCGAGCGCATCCCGAGCACGGTGGACAGGCGGCTGGTCACCCTCAAGCTGAGCCCCGAGGGGGTGCGGCTGATGGAGCAGATCTATCCGGAGTTCAACAAGACCGAGTCGACGGTGGTCGCCGACCTGGACCAGGCACAGCTCGACACGATGACCGACGCGCTGCGGACGCTGGTGGAGTCCTCGGAGCGGTACTGACGCCATCGCTCGGCTCATCGTGGAGCGTTGTGCGCACCTGGTGCGCGCATCCCTCCACGATGATTTCCACAGGCGCCTGAACGGCGGGTTCGCGAGGTCGTCGCGCGGGGATCCTCCCGGCATGACTCCCGAGGAGCTCGCTCGCACCAAGGCGTCCCGTCTCACTGACGCCGCCGAGCGTCGCGCCGCGGACTTCGCCGCCACCCGGATCGGGCTCACGATGCTCCACCGCCACGGCGTGGTCACCCGAGGAGAGTTGCGCGCGGCGGGGCTGGACCGCTCCGACATCGACCGCCTGGTGCGTCGCCGCAGCCTGCGACAGATCCACCGCACGGTGTACGTCGATCACACCGGTGAGCTGACCTTCGACCAACGAGTCTGGGCGGCGGTGCTCGCCATCGCGCCTGCGGTCGTGTGCGGACGGACCCTGATCGCGCCGGATCCAGCGGCCGAGCTCGTCGACGTCGCAATCGACGCATCGCGCCGGGTCGCCGCCCCCGATGGAGTGCGAGTGCATCGGGTGCGCGGGTTGGACGCGGTGGCGCAGTGGAAGGCTGAACCGCCGCGGATGCGCCGCGAAGATGCTGTGCTGATGCTCGTCGACGTCGCGGCCACCGAGCTGGACGTCGTCCGTCTCCTCACCGATGCCGCCCGCTCGCGGGAGATCGGTGTCGACCGGCTCGTGTCAGCCCTGGGCAGACGTCGGCGGCTGCGGCGGCGCGCCTTCGTCGCGGCGCTCCTGGAGGATGTCGCCTCGGGTGTGCACTCGGTCCTCGAGCACGGCTACCTCACCCGCGTCGAACGTGCGCATGGTCTGCCATCCTCGACGCGACAGGTGCAGCGACGAACGCCCGGAGGCAACCAGTACCGCGATGTCGAGTACCTCGACTACGCCGTCGTGGTGGAGCTCGACGGGGTCCTGGGGCACTCCTCGTGGGAGGCACAGAACCGCGACGCCGACCGTGATCTGGCCGACGCGGCAGCGGCGATCGTCACCCTGAGGCTGCGCTGGCGCCAGGTCTTCGGCACCCCATGTGCGACTGCTCAGCGTGTCGCTACGGTGCTGCAACAGCGCGGCTGGCGCGGCACGCCGCTGGCGTGCGGACCGGCTTGCGCGGTCGGCGTCCCCTAGCGTGGAGGGTTGTGCGCACCTGGTGCGCTCCACCCTCCACGATCAGCGCGCGGCGTCGACCAGCGCCCGCAGCACCCCCAGCTGGGCGTCGTTCTGCGCCCAGGTGTCCTCGGGATGCCACTGCACCCCCAGGAACCAGCCCCGGGCACCGTCCAGCTCGACCGCCTCGATCACCTCGTCGGCGGCCCGCGCCACCACCCGCAGGCCGGCGCCGAGGGTGGCCAGGCACTGGTGGTGGTAGCAGCTGACGTCCAGCTTCTCCCCCAGCGCGCCGGCGAGGGCGGAGTCGGGGTCGACGGCCGTCGCGTGCACGCGATGACGGTGGTGGCGACCCTCGCCGTACGCGCCGTCCATGTCCTGCACGACGGTGCCGCCGAGGGCGGCGTTGACCACCTGCAGCCCCCGGCAGATCGCGAGCAGCGGGATCCCCCGCTCGAGCGCGACGCGCGCGAGCGCGAGGTCGAAGGCGTCCTGCTCCTCGTCGACGTCGTAGAGGGTCGGGTGCGGCTGCTGGCCCGTCCAGTGGGCGGCGAGGTCCCCGCCACCGGGCAGCAGTACGCCGTCGGCCAGCTCGAGTCGCGCCGCCACCTCGTCGAGGTCGGCGACGCCGCCGGGCGCGTGCGGGTGCAGCACCAGCGGCTCACCTCCCGCGGCCCAGACCCCCTCGAGGAGGTTGCGCGAGGTCACCTCGGCGCCGTACCGCAGCGCCGAGGCGCTCTGCGAGAACCGAGCCGGGATCACGATCCTCGGCCGGCGGCCGATCGTCTCAGCGGTGCTCATCGCTGCCCCTGCTCAATGCGTCGGCGGCTGCGGCTTGCGGATCCCGCGGAACTCCCAGTCGCCGCCCTTGGCCGTGGAGAGGACCTCCTCGGACTCGGTCGGCTGGGCGCCCACGTCGGTGCGGATCGGGGTGGGTCCGGACACGATGTGGTTGCGCAGCGTGCCCAGACCCTCGACCTCGACCTCGACGACGTCGCCGGGGTAGACGGTGCGAGAGATCGCCGGCGTGCCCGACAGCAGCAGGTC from Nocardioides sp. BP30 encodes:
- a CDS encoding acetoacetate decarboxylase family protein; the encoded protein is MPELNGFLFPRTETGRATLIPRPPWQYSGDLLTVEYRTDPAKVRALLPEPLELAPEDPGAVALIWADWQSCSSSREELLDPIRSQYKEAFVVVRCSFGGVTYSRCVYIWVDKDFAIGRGLHQGYPKKLGSMWQTRPHPFSQAAPQIGPGGVFGASLAAGDRRLAEVVLTLREESETNGFVNGHPMAHHRVLPAIAGGGDAYAELISSGASSFEAGPAWSGDVDLKLFESPTEELADLHVEEIIGGYYRQVGVIWDGGNTLARQTADGSWVPAN
- a CDS encoding gamma-glutamyl-gamma-aminobutyrate hydrolase family protein; the encoded protein is MSTAETIGRRPRIVIPARFSQSASALRYGAEVTSRNLLEGVWAAGGEPLVLHPHAPGGVADLDEVAARLELADGVLLPGGGDLAAHWTGQQPHPTLYDVDEEQDAFDLALARVALERGIPLLAICRGLQVVNAALGGTVVQDMDGAYGEGRHHRHRVHATAVDPDSALAGALGEKLDVSCYHHQCLATLGAGLRVVARAADEVIEAVELDGARGWFLGVQWHPEDTWAQNDAQLGVLRALVDAAR
- a CDS encoding MarR family winged helix-turn-helix transcriptional regulator, which encodes MPDQHSLAEVERATRERVQHLPLDFTASHALLSLYRAANAVRGRLTNAVLRPNDLTWTGFLVLWTLWIWDSMETREVAESVGISKGTLTGVSKTLISRGLLERIPSTVDRRLVTLKLSPEGVRLMEQIYPEFNKTESTVVADLDQAQLDTMTDALRTLVESSERY
- a CDS encoding type IV toxin-antitoxin system AbiEi family antitoxin domain-containing protein, whose protein sequence is MTPEELARTKASRLTDAAERRAADFAATRIGLTMLHRHGVVTRGELRAAGLDRSDIDRLVRRRSLRQIHRTVYVDHTGELTFDQRVWAAVLAIAPAVVCGRTLIAPDPAAELVDVAIDASRRVAAPDGVRVHRVRGLDAVAQWKAEPPRMRREDAVLMLVDVAATELDVVRLLTDAARSREIGVDRLVSALGRRRRLRRRAFVAALLEDVASGVHSVLEHGYLTRVERAHGLPSSTRQVQRRTPGGNQYRDVEYLDYAVVVELDGVLGHSSWEAQNRDADRDLADAAAAIVTLRLRWRQVFGTPCATAQRVATVLQQRGWRGTPLACGPACAVGVP